A window of the Oryza brachyantha chromosome 5, ObraRS2, whole genome shotgun sequence genome harbors these coding sequences:
- the LOC102701916 gene encoding pentatricopeptide repeat-containing protein At3g49170, chloroplastic: MALLPAKLPPPPATPSPSPPPPSSSTSPRYPKRLAAHPALSSNHPSEVSALLAAAARAGDLRLGRALHRRLLRGDLLGRDAVVANSLLTLYSRCGAVAAARNVFDGMRGLRDIVSWTAMASCLARNGAERESLRLLGDMLESGLLPNAYTLCVAAHACFPHELYGLTGGVILGLVHKMGFWGTDVSVGSALIDMLARNGDLASARKVFDGLIEKTVVVWTLLISRHVQGECAEEAVELFLNFLEEGFEPDRYTMSSMISACTELGSVSLGQQLHSLVLRLGLASDGCVSCGLVDMYAKSHIKQSMEYANKVFERMPKHDVISWTALISGYVQCGVQENKVMSLFGDMLNESIKPNHITYSSILKACAIISDQDSGRQVHAHVIKSNLDDVHIVGNALVSMYTESGSMEEARRVFTQLYEKSMSSLISERRNAPVDHQIARMDMGISSSIFASLISAAASVGMLTKGQQLHAMSLKAGFGSDRFVSNSLVSMYSRCGYLEDACRSFNELKDRNVISWTSMISGLAKHGYAERALTLFRAMMLAGVKPNDVTYIAVLSACSHVGLVMEGKEYFRSMQRDHGLIPRMEHYACMVDLLARSGLVEEALEFISEMPLQADALVWKTLLGACRTHDNIDIGEIAAKNVIELEPRDPAPYVLLSNLYADAGLWDEVARIRSAMRDKNLNKETGLSWMEVENTTHEFRAGDTCHPRAQDIYAKLDTLVTEIKGMGYVPDTSIMLHDMSDDLKEQYLLQHSEKIAVAFGLIATSAPKPIRIFKNLRVCADCHSAIKYMSKATGRVIILRDSNRFHRMKDGECSCGEYW, encoded by the coding sequence ATGGCTCTCCTTCCCGCcaagctcccgccgccgccggcgacgccgtctcCATCCCCACCTCCACCTTCCAGTTCCACCTCCCCGCGCTACCCAAAGCGCTTGGCCGCACACCCAGCGCTCTCCTCGAACCACCCCTCCGAGGTGTccgcgctgctcgccgccgccgcgcgcgccggcgaccTCCGCCTAGGGCGCGCGCTCCACCGCAGGCTCCTCCGCGGGGACCTCCTCGgacgcgacgccgtcgttgccaaCTCGCTTCTCACCCTCTACTCGAGGTGcggcgccgtggccgccgcgcgCAACGTGTTCGACGGAATGCGCGGCCTGCGGGACATCGTCTCCTGGACTGCCATGGCGTCGTGCCTCGCACGCAATGGCGCGGAGCGGGAGTCCCTGCGCCTGCTCGGAGATATGCTCGAGTCGGGGCTGCTGCCAAATGCGTACACGCTGTGCGTTGCGGCACACGCATGCTTCCCCCACGAGCTCTATGGCCTGACTGGAGGCGTGATCCTTGGGTTAGTACATAAGATGGGATTCTGGGGCACGGATGTGTCAGTGGGCAGTGCCTTGATTGATATGCTTGCAAGGAATGGGGATCTGGCATCGGCACGCAAGGTGTTCGATGGGTTAATAGAGAAGACGGTAGTCGTCTGGACGCTTCTGATTTCGCGGCATGTGCAGGGTGAGTGTGCTGAGGAGGCTGTTGAGCTGTTTCTGAATTTCTTGGAAGAAGGTTTCGAGCCCGATAGGTACACCATGAGCAGTATGATTTCAGCTTGTACAGAGCTGGGATCAGTCAGTTTGGGGCAGCAACTGCACTCTCTAGTACTCCGGCTGGGGCTGGCATCTGATGGATGTGTGAGCTGTGGCCTTGTGGACATGTATGCAAagtcacatataaaacagTCAATGGAATATGCTAACAAGGTCTTTGAAAGGATGCCCAAGCATGATGTCATTTCCTGGACTGCACTGATATCAGGATATGTACAATGTGGGGTTCAGGAAAACAAGGTTATGTCACTCTTTGGAGATATGTTGAATGAAAGTATCAAACCAAACCATATAACATATTCCAGTATTCTTAAGGCATGTGCCATTATTTCTGACCAAGATTCAGGCAGGCAAGTTCATGCTCATGTCATCAAATCCAACCTGGATGATGTACATATTGTTGGAAATGCTCTGGTCAGCATGTATACCGAGTCGGGCTCCATGGAGGAGGCTAGAAGGGTGTTCACTCAACTCTATGAAAAGAGCATGAGTTCATTAATATCTGAGAGGAGAAATGCTCCTGTAGATCATCAGATTGCAAGGATGGACATGGGAATCAGCAGCTCCATATTTGCCAGCCTAATCAGTGCTGCTGCTAGTGTAGGTATGCTAACCAAAGGTCAACAATTACATGCCATGTCACTTAAGGCAGGATTTGGATCAGATAGATTCGTAAGCAACTCCCTTGTTTCCATGTATTCTAGGTGTGGTTACTTGGAGGATGCTTGCCGATCCTTCAACGAGTTGAAGGATCGCAATGTGATTTCATGGACTTCAATGATCAGTGGATTAGCAAAGCATGGCTACGCAGAACGTGCACTTACATTGTTCCGTGCCATGATGTTAGCTGGTGTGAAGCCAAATGATGTCACTTACATTGCTGTGCTGTCTGCCTGTAGTCATGTTGGTCTAGTGATGGAAGGAAAAGAGTATTTTAGATCAATGCAGAGGGATCATGGACTCATACCAAGAATGGAGCATTATGCTTGTATGGTTGATCTGCTTGCACGATCAGGCCTTGTTGAAGAAGCCCTTGAGTTCATTAGCGAAATGCCACTGCAAGCTGATGCTTTGGTTTGGAAGACTCTCCTCGGTGCTTGTAGGACTCATGACAATATTGACATAGGTGAAATTGCAGCTAAGAATGTCATAGAGCTTGAGCCACGAGATCCAGCTCCATACGTTCTCCTTTCAAACCTGTACGCTGATGCTGGCTTATGGGATGAAGTTGCAAGAATAAGGAGTGCAATGAGGGACAAGAACTTGAATAAAGAAACTGGCTTGAGCTGGATGGAAGTTGAAAACACCACTCATGAGTTTCGAGCTGGTGACACCTGCCATCCGCGAGCACAAGACATCTATGCTAAGTTGGACACATTGGTCACAGAAATCAAAGGAATGGGCTATGTACCAGATACAAGCATTATGCTCCATGACATGTCTGATGATCTGAAGGAGCAGTATCTGCTTCAACATAGCGAGAAGATTGCTGTGGCATTTGGTTTGATTGCTACGTCAGCGCCGAAACCAATAAGAATATTTAAGAACCTCCGTGTTTGTGCTGATTGCCATTCTGCAATCAAGTATATGTCCAAGGCCACCGGAAGGGTGATAATATTGAGAGATAGCAATAGGTTCCACAGGATGAAAGATGGGGAATGTTCATGCGGAGAATACTGGTGA
- the LOC102702194 gene encoding receptor like protein 23: MASASAPARGGCIEARLVDRCIDAAAGGAATVEAWRRQRRSLERLPAQLADALVRRLAARRLLFPSLLEVFQHSVEEVDLSGHIAVDEEWLAYLGSFRYLRVLKLAGCKNVTNSAVWALSGMSTLKELDLSRCSKISDAGIKHITSIESLERLHVSQTGLTDNGVVAISSLKNLHFLDLGGIRITDKAFQSLKVLTLLEHLDIWGSEITNKGASVLNAFTSLSFLNLSWTRVTCLPILPTVRSLNMSNCTIHSICNGDTNVLIHLEKFVISAASFGNIAEVFSSILPSSLTYLDMSSCSLSNLYCLENMKNLEHLDLGYNRITNDAMEYIADIGVNLKFLSLSNTEVISQALCVLAGTVPSLTTLSLAHTKIDDSALLYISMMPSLRILNLSHTCIKGFMIENSEKILSMSALEELKHLESLNLDGTQLTDDVIPPLASLRALKYLFLQSDFLSDPALHALSSASNLVHLGFCGNILSSSGLLKFVPPATLCVLDLSGCWILTGDGISAFCRCHPLIELRHELIQELQKKCGGTSQLRKSRQPQQVKAKVAKAKLADICFVDERIKYSKEELMELQHLVKSNSLMYAVQLPPELQRSI; encoded by the exons ATGGCGTCCGCCTCTGCCCCCGCCCGTGGCGGCTGCATTGAGGCGCGGCTTGTCGACCGCTGCATCGAcgctgcggcgggcggcgcggccaccGTCGAGGCCTggcgccgccagcgccgctcCCTGGAGCGCCTCCCCGCGCAGCTGGCCGACGCGCTcgtccgccgcctcgccgcccgccgcctcctcttcccTTCCCTCCTCGA ggTTTTCCAGCACTCGGTGGAGGAGGTCGACCTGAGTGGCCACATCGCCGTCGATGAGGAGTGGCTGGCTTACCTCGGTTCGTTCCGGTATCTGAGGGTTCTGAAGCTGGCGGGTTGCAAGAACGTCACCAACTCTGCGGTCTGGGCGCTCTCCG GTATGAGTACATTGAAAGAATTGGATTTGTCAAGATGCTCCAAGATATCTGACGCTGGCATCAAACACATTACTTCCATTGAAAGCTTGGAGAGGCTCCATGTATCGCAAACTGGGTTGACTGACAATGGAGTTGTGGCCATTTCTTCACTAAAAAACctacattttttagatttgggGGGAATTCGTATAACAGACAAAGCATTTCAGTCTTTAAAG gtgTTGACACTACTTGAGCACCTTGATATATGGGGCAGTGAAATTACCAACAAGGGAGCTTCTGTTCTTAATGCATTTACATCTTTGAGCTTCTTAAATCTTTCTTGGACACGTGTGACATGCTTGCCAATTCTTCCAACCGTGAGGTCTCTAAATATGAGCAACTGCACAATTCATTCTATTTGCAATGGGGATACCAACGTTCTTATTCATCTGGAAAAATTTGTAATCTCCGCAGCATCATTTGGCAACATTGCTGAAGTTTTTTCAAGCATCTTACCAAGTTCGTTGACATACTTGGACATGTCCAGTTGCTCTTTAAGCAACTTGTATTGCTTGGAAAATATGAAGAATCTAGAGCATTTGGACCTTGGCTACAACAGAATAACTAATGATGCAATGGAATATATTGCAGATATTGGAGTGAACCTGAAATTTTTGAGCCTGAGTAATACCGAAGTAATTTCTCAAGCACTATGTGTTCTGGCAGGAACAGTTCCAAGTCTGACAACCCTTTCTTTAGCTCATACAAAAATTGATGATTCTGCTTTATTATACATAAGCATGATGCCTTCACTGAGAATTTTGAACCTAAGTCACACGTGTATCAAAG GTTTCATGATTGAAAACTCAGAGAAAATATTATCTATGTCTGCACTTGAAGAACTTAAACACCTGGAAAGCCTGAATTTGGATGGTACACAACTGACAGATGATGTTATTCCTCCCTTAGCCTCCCTTAGAGCACTGAAATACTTGTTCCTACAAAGTGATTTCCTGTCTGATCCTGCCTTGCATGCACTGTCTTCTGCCTCAAATTTGGTACATCTTGGGTTCTGTGGGAATATATTGTCCAGCTCTGGGCTTCTAAAGTTTGTCCCCCCTGCCACGCTTTGTGTGTTGGATTTAAGTGGCTGCTGGATCTTAACAGGAGATGGAATTTCAGCATTTTGTAGGTGTCATCCTTTGATTGAATTGAGGCATGAACTTATACAAGAACTTCAGAAAAAATGTGGTGGTACCTCCCAACTTCGCAAGTCTAGGCAACCTCAACAGGTTAAAGCAAAAGTAGCAAAAGCAAAACTTGCTGATATCTGCTTTGTAG ATGAAAGAATAAAGTACAGCAAGGAAGAATTGATGGAGCTGCAACACCTAGTTAAATCAAATTCTTTGATGTATGCTGTGCAGCTTCCACCAGAACTGCAAAGATCAATCTAA
- the LOC102701633 gene encoding LOW QUALITY PROTEIN: endoglucanase 15 (The sequence of the model RefSeq protein was modified relative to this genomic sequence to represent the inferred CDS: inserted 1 base in 1 codon; deleted 2 bases in 1 codon; substituted 1 base at 1 genomic stop codon), translated as MGPMFKVGYHIPLDLQACHFVGSCXPRTSSDAYTWNNIWHQPLAKASKGTESSVYXCVMPPLNFYLLSPLPSKPSSIRSTLLCLQSKAPSHSLTFLLHCKSVMAKNGFINGALQAGTLFGILAVASMAELASGGGGGHDYAMALRKSILYFEAQRSGVLPPNQRVAWRASSGLFDGKSNGVDLVGGYYDAGDNVKFGLPMAFTVTMMSWSVLEYGKQMAAAGELRNAMDAIKWGTDYFIKAHPEPDVLYGEVGDGDTDHSCWQRPEDMTTSRQAFRVDPQHPGSDLAAETAAAMAAASIVFRGTYPGYANLLLVHSKQLFEFADKYRGKYDASITVARNYYGSFSGYGDELLWAAAWLFEATEDRFYLEYLAGNGDALGGTGWSINQFGWDVKYPGVQVLAAKFLLQGRAGEHAAALQRYRQNAEFFVCSCVGKGPVNVPRTPGGVMYHQRWNNLQFVTSASFLLTVYADFATMSGRGAVRCPAGAAQPFEILKFVKSQVNYILGDNPRGTSYMVGYGASYPRQVHHRGASIVSIKRDPSFVSCQEGYSAWYGREAGNPNLLDGAIVGGPDEYDDFADERNNYEQTEAATYNNAPLLGVLARLAGSCGGLKEEEAEAAPLANRTSSWSRHTAPSPIEIEQNVTRTWARRRRTYYRYSVTVTNRSPRKTVRELHLGVAELRGRLWGLDEARYGYVPPGWLPALRPGKSLSFVYVQPAPPANVWVTGYKLV; from the exons ATGGGGCCCATGTTCAAAGTAGGTTACCACATTCCATT AGATCTACAAGCTTGCCATTTTGTAGGAAGCT AACCTAGGACCTCATCAGATGCATACACTTGGAATAATATTTGGCATCAACCACTTGCTAAAGCCAGCAAA GGTACTGAGAGCTCAGTATACTAGTGTGTCATGCCTCCTTTGAATTTCTACCTTTTGTCTCCTCTTCCCTCCAAACCCAGCAGTATAAGAAGCACTCTTTTGTGCCTCCAAAGCAAAGCCCCTTCACACTCACTCACCTTCTTGCTGCATTGCAAATCTGTAATGGCCAAGAATGGTTTTATCAATGGTGCATTGCAAGCTGGGACATTGTTTGGTATCCTGGCAGTTGCATCAATGGCGGAGCTGGCTtctggaggtggtggcggccaTGACTACGCCATGGCGTTGAGGAAGAGCATACTCTACTTCGAGGCGCAGCGGTCCGGCGTTCTCCCTCCCAACCAGAGGGTCGCCTGGAGAGCCAGCTCTGGTCTCTTCGATGGAAAGTCCAATGGA GTTGATCTTGTCGGAGGATACTACGACGCGGGGGATAATGTCAAGTTCGGGTTGCCCATGGCGTTCACGGTGACCATGATGTCGTGGAGCGTCCTGGAGTACGGCAAgcagatggcggcggcgggcgagctGCGGAACGCCATGGACGCCATCAAGTGGGGCACCGACTACTTCATCAAGGCGCACCCGGAGCCCGACGTGCTGTAcggcgaggtcggcgacggcgacaccgaccacaGCTGCTGGCAGCGGCCGGAGGACATGACGACGAGCCGGCAGGCGTTCCGCGTCGACCCGCAGCACCCGGGCTCCGACCTCGCCGCggagaccgccgccgccatggccgccgcgtcCATCGTCTTCCGCGGCACGTACCCGGGCTACGCCAACCTCCTCCTCGTGCACTCCAAGCAG CTGTTCGAGTTCGCCGACAAGTACCGGGGCAAGTACGACGCCAGCATCACCGTGGCGCGCAACTACTATGGCTCGTTCAGCGGATACGGG GACGAGCTGctgtgggcggcggcgtggctgtTCGAGGCGACGGAGGACAGGTTCTACCTGGAGTACCTcgccggcaacggcgacgCGCTGGGCGGCACCGGGTGGTCCATCAACCAGTTCGGCTGGGACGTCAAGTACCCCGGCGTGCAGGTCCTCGCCGCCAAGTTCCTCCTCCAgggccgcgccggcgagcacgccgccgcgctgcagaGGTACCGGCAGAACGCCGAGTTCTTCGTGTGCTCCTGCGTCGGCAAGGGCCCCGTCAACGTCCCGAGAACCCCCGGCGGCGTGATGTACCACCAGCGGTGGAACAACCTCCAGTTCGTCACCagcgcctccttcctcctcaccGTCTACGCCGACTTCGCCACCATGTCCGGCCGTGGCGCCGTCCGctgccccgccggcgccgcgcaaCCATTCGAGATCCTCAAATTCGTCAAATCTCAG GTGAATTACATCTTGGGGGATAATCCGAGGGGGACGAGCTACATGGTGGGGTATGGCGCGAGCTACCCGCGGCAGGTGCACCACCGTGGCGCGTCCATCGTGTCCATCAAGAGGGACCCGTCGTTCGTCAGCTGCCAGGAGGGCTACTCGGCGTGGTACGGCAGGGAGGCCGGCAACCCCAACCTGCTCGACGGCGCCATCGTCGGCGGGCCCGACGAGTACGACGACTTCGCCGACGAGCGCAACAACTACGAGCAGACGGAGGCGGCCACCTACAACAACGCGCCCCTGCTCGGCGTCCtcgcccgcctcgccggctCCTGCGGTGGCCTCAAggaagaggaggcggaggcggccccGCTCGCGAACCGGACGTCGTCGTGGTCTCGTCacacggcgccgtcgccgatcgaGATCGAGCAGAACGTGACGAGGACGTGGGCGAGGAGGCGCAGGACGTACTACCGGTACTCGGTGACGGTGACGAACAGGTCGCCGAGGAAGACGGTCAGGGAGCTGCACCTCGGCGTGGCGGAGCTCCGCGGCCGGCTGTGGGGCCTCGACGAGGCGAGGTACGGGTACGTGCCGCCGGGGTGGCTGCCGGCGCTGCGCCCCGGGAAGAGCCTGAGCTTCGTCTACGtccagccggcgccgccggcgaacgtGTGGGTCACCGGCTACAAGCTGGTCTGA